A region of Streptomyces cinnamoneus DNA encodes the following proteins:
- a CDS encoding VOC family protein, giving the protein MTEVWGSSEPREEETRRHTPGTPCWTSLLVHDLEAIEEFYSGLFGWSYYSPGPRQLGPYVRATLDGRDVAGIGGLPPDRQLAGAWTTYLASDDADVCADWIHCAGGTVGVGPLAAEEAGRLVLAADPAGALFGVWQGQAFPGPRRVGTPGTPVWHELVTHEASTVLKFYRGLFGYETKATGSVGAETHTLYVKGRPVAAIKGVGPELRSPHWMTYFAVADPAAAARRVTELGGRVLDAPHGTSAGTAVTVADPEGAVFTLVRTEP; this is encoded by the coding sequence ATGACCGAGGTATGGGGATCCTCCGAGCCGCGCGAGGAGGAGACCCGGCGCCACACACCGGGCACTCCTTGCTGGACCAGCCTGCTGGTGCACGACCTGGAGGCCATCGAGGAGTTCTACAGCGGGCTGTTCGGCTGGTCGTACTACAGCCCCGGCCCGCGCCAACTGGGCCCGTATGTACGGGCCACGCTCGACGGCCGCGACGTGGCCGGAATCGGGGGCCTGCCGCCGGACCGTCAACTCGCGGGCGCGTGGACCACCTATCTGGCGAGCGACGACGCGGATGTGTGCGCGGACTGGATCCACTGCGCCGGCGGCACGGTCGGCGTGGGCCCGCTGGCGGCCGAGGAGGCGGGCCGCCTCGTCCTGGCGGCCGACCCTGCGGGCGCGCTCTTCGGCGTGTGGCAGGGGCAGGCCTTCCCCGGTCCGCGGCGGGTGGGTACGCCCGGCACACCCGTCTGGCACGAACTGGTGACCCATGAGGCGTCCACCGTGCTGAAGTTCTACCGCGGCCTGTTCGGCTACGAGACCAAGGCCACCGGCTCGGTCGGGGCGGAGACGCACACGCTGTACGTGAAGGGGCGACCGGTCGCCGCGATCAAGGGCGTGGGGCCCGAGCTGCGCAGTCCGCACTGGATGACGTACTTCGCGGTGGCGGATCCCGCCGCCGCGGCCCGGCGGGTCACGGAGCTGGGCGGGCGCGTGCTCGACGCCCCGCACGGGACGTCGGCCGGCACGGCGGTGACGGTCGCGGACCC
- a CDS encoding sulfurtransferase: MDAIISATQWASESAGERPPTLLDIRWQLGGPPGRPEYEAGHIPGAVYVDLDTELAGPAGRRGRHPLPDTGEFGAAMRRAGVCADRPVVVYDGGQGWAAARAWWLLRWAGHRDVRVLDGGLAAWTARGGELASGAAKPVTEGDFTPSPGALPLLDADGAAALARRGVLLDARAGERYRGEVEPIDPVAGHIPGAVSAPTTENVTADGHFRPPGELAGRFAALGAVPGAEVGVYCGSGVSGAHEVLALAVAGVPAALYAGSWSEWSADPQRPVATGAQPG, from the coding sequence ATGGACGCCATCATCAGCGCAACGCAATGGGCGAGCGAGTCGGCTGGGGAGCGGCCGCCGACCCTCCTGGACATCCGCTGGCAGCTCGGGGGACCGCCGGGACGGCCGGAGTACGAGGCCGGGCACATCCCCGGGGCGGTGTACGTGGACCTCGACACGGAACTCGCGGGGCCGGCGGGGCGCCGGGGCCGTCATCCCCTGCCGGACACCGGGGAGTTCGGCGCCGCCATGCGCCGGGCGGGGGTGTGCGCGGACCGTCCGGTCGTCGTCTACGACGGCGGTCAGGGCTGGGCGGCCGCCCGTGCCTGGTGGTTGCTGCGCTGGGCGGGTCACCGGGACGTACGCGTCCTGGACGGCGGGCTCGCGGCGTGGACCGCGCGGGGCGGCGAACTGGCGTCCGGGGCGGCGAAGCCGGTGACGGAGGGCGACTTCACGCCGTCCCCCGGCGCGCTGCCGCTCCTGGACGCGGACGGTGCGGCGGCGCTGGCGCGCCGGGGCGTGCTGCTCGACGCGCGGGCGGGGGAGCGCTACCGCGGAGAGGTGGAACCGATCGACCCGGTCGCCGGCCACATCCCCGGTGCGGTCTCGGCGCCCACGACGGAGAACGTGACGGCTGACGGCCACTTCCGGCCGCCGGGCGAACTCGCCGGGCGGTTCGCCGCTCTGGGCGCGGTGCCCGGCGCGGAGGTCGGGGTCTACTGCGGCTCCGGGGTCTCCGGTGCGCACGAGGTGCTGGCGCTGGCGGTGGCGGGCGTTCCGGCGGCGCTGTACGCGGGGTCGTGGAGCGAGTGGTCGGCCGACCCGCAGCGTCCGGTGGCGACGGGGGCGCAGCCGGGCTGA
- the sepH gene encoding septation protein SepH: MTSAGTTREVPMPELRVVAVSNDGTRLVLKAADSTEYTLPIDERLRAAVRNDRARLGQIEIEVESHLRPRDIQARIRAGASAEEVAQLAGIPVERVRRFEGPVLAERAFMAERARKTPVRRPGENAGGPPLGEAVAERLVLRGADKDTAQWDSWRRDDGTWEVLLVYRASGEPRAASWTYDPPRRIVQALDDEARALIGETDDTPEPSFPFVPRIARLPRDRPLDRSADRQTAPTEAEVPSAASSPEDPGPREKERDSLTSLLEAVPSFRGDMVVPDTTPTVPPPASDPAAEEADVAEPPAPAASAGSAYADVLMPRSVAGHRDRLIGTTDRQAEADGVRPGRRAAVPSWDEIVFGTRRKKQD, encoded by the coding sequence GTGACGTCGGCAGGCACCACCCGGGAGGTCCCCATGCCCGAACTGCGTGTCGTGGCAGTCTCCAACGACGGCACACGGCTGGTGCTCAAAGCTGCGGACAGCACGGAGTACACGCTTCCCATCGACGAGCGGCTGCGTGCCGCCGTGCGCAACGACCGTGCGCGTCTCGGCCAGATCGAGATCGAGGTGGAGAGCCACCTCCGCCCCCGCGACATCCAGGCCCGCATCCGGGCCGGAGCGTCGGCGGAGGAGGTCGCGCAGCTCGCGGGCATCCCCGTGGAGCGGGTCCGGCGGTTCGAGGGCCCCGTGCTCGCCGAACGCGCCTTCATGGCCGAGCGGGCCCGCAAGACACCCGTACGACGCCCCGGCGAGAACGCCGGCGGCCCACCGCTCGGCGAGGCCGTCGCGGAACGCCTGGTCCTGCGCGGAGCCGACAAGGACACCGCGCAGTGGGACTCCTGGCGCCGCGACGACGGCACCTGGGAGGTCCTGCTCGTCTACCGCGCCTCCGGTGAGCCGCGCGCGGCGAGCTGGACGTACGACCCGCCGCGCCGGATCGTACAGGCGCTGGACGACGAGGCGCGGGCGCTGATCGGCGAGACCGACGACACGCCCGAGCCCAGCTTCCCGTTCGTGCCGCGGATCGCCCGCCTGCCCCGCGACCGGCCGCTGGACCGGTCGGCCGACCGGCAGACCGCTCCCACCGAGGCGGAGGTACCCTCCGCGGCCTCCTCGCCGGAGGACCCGGGTCCCCGGGAGAAGGAGCGGGACTCGCTGACGAGCCTGCTCGAAGCGGTGCCCAGCTTCCGGGGCGACATGGTCGTCCCCGACACCACGCCCACGGTCCCCCCGCCGGCCTCCGACCCGGCGGCCGAGGAGGCCGACGTCGCGGAGCCGCCGGCTCCGGCAGCGAGCGCGGGCTCCGCGTACGCGGACGTGCTGATGCCGCGCTCGGTGGCCGGTCACCGCGACCGCCTGATCGGCACCACCGACCGCCAGGCCGAGGCGGACGGCGTCCGCCCCGGCCGGCGCGCGGCGGTCCCCAGCTGGGACGAGATCGTCTTCGGCACCCGCCGCAAGAAACAGGACTGA
- a CDS encoding D-arabinono-1,4-lactone oxidase, translated as MTATTRTARASGAWRNWAGNVTVRPAGTVAPATTEELAEAVARAAADGLKVKAVGTGHSFTTAAATDGLLIRPERLTGVRAVDRDAGTVTVAAGTTLRRLNETLSARGLSLTNMGDIMEQTVSGAVSTGTHGTGRDSGAIAAQLRGLELVTADGSVLTCSAVENPDVFAAARVGLGALGVITALTFAVEPEFLLRAREEPMPFGRVTSEFEQLVAENEHFEFYWFPHTDSCTTKRNNRSAGPAAPAGRVSAWVEDELLSNGLFGAVCALGRAVPAAVPGIARLSSRALSARTYTDVPHRVFTSPRRVRFLEMEYALPRAAATAALRELRAMIERKGLRIGFPVEVRTAPADDIPLSTASGRDTAYIAVHMYRGTPHRAYFTAAEQIMLAHGGRPHWGKLHSRDAEYLAGVYPRFGEFAAVRDRLDPHRVFGNDYLRRVLGE; from the coding sequence ATGACGGCGACGACACGGACGGCGCGAGCGAGCGGTGCATGGCGTAACTGGGCGGGGAACGTCACGGTCCGGCCGGCGGGGACCGTCGCCCCGGCCACGACGGAGGAGCTGGCGGAGGCGGTCGCCCGGGCCGCCGCGGACGGCCTGAAGGTGAAGGCCGTGGGCACCGGCCACTCCTTCACCACCGCCGCCGCCACGGACGGCCTGCTGATACGGCCCGAGCGGCTGACGGGCGTCCGGGCGGTCGACCGCGACGCCGGTACGGTCACGGTCGCCGCGGGCACCACGCTCCGGCGGCTGAACGAGACGTTGTCCGCCCGCGGCCTGTCGCTGACGAACATGGGCGACATCATGGAGCAGACGGTCTCCGGGGCCGTCAGCACCGGCACCCACGGCACGGGCCGCGACTCGGGGGCGATCGCCGCCCAGCTCCGCGGCCTGGAGCTGGTGACGGCCGACGGCTCGGTGCTCACCTGCTCGGCGGTCGAGAACCCGGACGTCTTCGCCGCGGCCCGGGTGGGGCTCGGCGCGCTGGGCGTGATCACCGCCCTCACCTTCGCGGTGGAGCCGGAGTTCCTGCTCAGGGCCCGGGAGGAGCCGATGCCCTTCGGCCGGGTGACGAGCGAATTCGAACAACTGGTCGCCGAAAACGAGCACTTCGAGTTCTACTGGTTCCCCCACACCGACAGCTGCACCACCAAGCGCAACAACCGCAGCGCCGGCCCCGCCGCGCCGGCCGGCCGCGTCAGCGCCTGGGTGGAGGACGAACTGCTCTCCAACGGGCTGTTCGGGGCCGTGTGCGCGCTCGGCCGGGCCGTGCCCGCCGCCGTCCCCGGCATCGCCAGGCTCTCCAGCCGCGCCCTGTCGGCCCGCACCTACACGGACGTGCCGCACAGGGTCTTCACCAGCCCCCGCAGGGTCCGCTTCCTGGAGATGGAGTACGCCCTGCCGCGGGCCGCGGCCACGGCGGCTCTGCGGGAGCTGCGGGCGATGATCGAACGCAAGGGACTGCGGATCGGCTTCCCCGTGGAGGTCCGGACCGCCCCGGCGGACGACATCCCGCTGTCCACCGCCTCCGGGCGGGACACCGCCTACATCGCGGTGCACATGTACCGGGGCACTCCGCACCGGGCGTACTTCACCGCCGCCGAGCAGATCATGCTGGCCCACGGGGGCCGGCCCCACTGGGGCAAGCTGCACAGCCGCGACGCGGAGTACCTGGCCGGGGTCTACCCCCGCTTCGGGGAGTTCGCCGCGGTGCGGGACCGGCTGGACCCGCACCGCGTCTTCGGCAACGACTACCTGCGGCGCGTCCTGGGCGAGTGA
- a CDS encoding MFS transporter: MSSPYRAVFAVPGAKGFSAAGFLGRMPLSMLGIGIVTMISQITGRYGLAGAVSATLAISAAAVGPQISRLVDRYGQRRVVRPATVIALVAVAGLLLSAQQRWPDWTLFVFAAVTGCVPSVGAMVRARWAALYEGSPRELHTAYSAESVIDEVVFIVGPILSIGLSTAWFPEAGPLLAGCFLAAGVFWLTSQRATEPVPRPRADHGGGSALRSPGLQVLVVTFVATGAIFGAVDVVTVAFAEEQGHKAASSLVLAVYALGSCLAGAVFGLLHLKGDPARRWVLGVCAMAVSMIPLQLVGNLPFLAVALFVAGLSIAPTMVTTMALVEQYVPRAKLTEGMTWTSTGLAVGVALGSSAAGWVVDASGAAAGYTVPGAAGVLAAAGAFLGYRRLRPAPERVGVVRDDGDDTDGASERCMA; this comes from the coding sequence TTGTCCAGTCCGTACCGTGCGGTGTTCGCCGTTCCCGGCGCCAAGGGCTTCTCCGCGGCCGGCTTCCTCGGCCGGATGCCGCTGTCCATGCTGGGCATCGGCATCGTCACGATGATCTCGCAGATCACCGGCCGGTACGGGCTGGCCGGCGCCGTCTCCGCGACGCTCGCAATCTCGGCCGCCGCCGTGGGCCCGCAGATCTCGCGGCTGGTCGACCGGTACGGACAGCGCCGGGTGGTCCGCCCGGCGACGGTGATCGCGCTCGTCGCCGTGGCGGGGCTGCTGCTCAGCGCGCAGCAGCGCTGGCCGGACTGGACGCTCTTCGTCTTCGCCGCGGTCACGGGCTGCGTGCCGAGCGTCGGCGCCATGGTGCGGGCCCGGTGGGCGGCGCTGTACGAGGGCTCCCCGCGGGAACTGCACACGGCGTACTCCGCCGAGTCGGTGATCGACGAGGTGGTCTTCATCGTCGGGCCGATCCTGTCGATCGGGCTGTCCACGGCGTGGTTCCCCGAGGCGGGCCCGCTGCTGGCCGGCTGCTTCCTGGCGGCCGGGGTGTTCTGGCTGACGTCGCAGCGGGCCACGGAGCCCGTGCCGCGGCCGCGCGCGGACCACGGCGGTGGTTCCGCGCTCCGCTCGCCGGGGCTCCAGGTGCTGGTGGTGACCTTCGTGGCCACGGGCGCCATCTTCGGCGCGGTGGACGTCGTGACCGTGGCCTTCGCCGAGGAGCAGGGCCACAAGGCCGCGTCGAGCCTGGTGCTGGCCGTGTACGCGCTGGGGTCCTGCCTGGCGGGGGCCGTCTTCGGGCTGCTGCACCTGAAGGGCGATCCCGCCCGCCGCTGGGTTCTGGGCGTGTGTGCGATGGCCGTGAGTATGATCCCCCTCCAACTGGTCGGGAACCTGCCGTTCCTGGCCGTGGCGCTCTTTGTCGCGGGCCTGTCCATCGCGCCGACGATGGTCACCACCATGGCCCTCGTCGAGCAGTACGTACCGCGCGCGAAGCTGACCGAGGGCATGACCTGGACGAGCACCGGGCTCGCGGTCGGCGTGGCGCTGGGCTCGTCCGCCGCCGGCTGGGTGGTGGACGCCTCCGGTGCCGCAGCGGGGTACACGGTGCCCGGCGCGGCGGGAGTGCTCGCGGCCGCCGGCGCGTTCCTCGGGTACCGCCGGCTCCGGCCGGCGCCTGAGCGGGTGGGGGTTGTCAGGGATGACGGCGACGACACGGACGGCGCGAGCGAGCGGTGCATGGCGTAA
- a CDS encoding ferrochelatase, translating into MSDQPAHAPYDALLLLSFGGPEGPDDVVPFLENVTRGRGIPRERLQEVGQHYFLFGGVSPINGQNRELLAALRAEFAAHGTDLPVYWGNRNWAPYLTDTLRQLVADGHRRVLTLATSAYASYSGCRQYRENLADALAALEAEGLPLPRVDKLRHYFNHPGFVRPMVDATLAALAELPEEARQGAHLAFTTHSIPTAAADASGPAGDHGDGGAYVAEHLDVARLIADAVRAETGVERPWRLVYQSRSGAPHVPWLEPDVCDHLEAVRAEGASGVVMVPIGFVSDHMEVKYDLDTEATAKAAELGLPVARAATVGADPRFAAAVRELVLERAASERGERPERCALGALGPSHDRCPVGCCPARSPRPAAAGADSPYA; encoded by the coding sequence ATGTCGGATCAGCCAGCCCACGCCCCCTACGACGCCCTGCTGTTGCTCTCCTTCGGCGGGCCCGAGGGTCCGGACGACGTGGTCCCGTTCCTGGAGAACGTGACCCGTGGCCGCGGCATCCCCCGCGAGCGGCTCCAGGAGGTCGGGCAGCACTACTTCCTCTTCGGCGGCGTCAGCCCGATCAACGGCCAGAACCGCGAGCTGCTGGCCGCGCTGCGCGCCGAGTTCGCCGCCCACGGCACGGACCTGCCCGTCTACTGGGGCAACCGCAACTGGGCGCCGTACCTGACCGACACCCTGCGCCAGCTCGTGGCCGACGGGCACCGCCGCGTCCTGACCCTGGCCACCAGCGCCTACGCCTCCTACTCCGGCTGCCGGCAGTACCGCGAGAACCTGGCCGACGCGCTGGCCGCGCTGGAGGCCGAGGGGCTGCCCCTGCCGCGCGTCGACAAGCTGCGCCACTACTTCAACCACCCCGGCTTCGTGCGCCCCATGGTCGACGCGACCCTCGCCGCGCTCGCCGAGCTGCCCGAGGAGGCCCGGCAGGGGGCCCACCTCGCCTTCACCACGCACTCCATCCCCACGGCCGCCGCGGACGCCTCCGGTCCGGCCGGGGACCACGGCGACGGCGGCGCGTACGTCGCCGAGCACCTGGACGTCGCCCGCCTGATCGCCGACGCCGTGCGCGCGGAGACCGGCGTCGAGCGGCCCTGGCGCCTGGTCTACCAGTCGCGCAGCGGCGCGCCGCACGTCCCCTGGCTCGAGCCCGACGTCTGCGACCACCTGGAGGCCGTCCGGGCCGAGGGCGCGAGCGGCGTCGTCATGGTGCCGATCGGCTTCGTCTCGGACCACATGGAGGTCAAGTACGACCTCGACACCGAGGCCACGGCCAAGGCGGCCGAGCTGGGCCTGCCGGTGGCGCGGGCCGCCACGGTGGGGGCCGACCCCCGCTTCGCCGCCGCCGTCCGCGAGCTGGTGCTGGAGCGCGCCGCGAGCGAGCGCGGCGAGCGGCCCGAGCGCTGCGCGCTGGGCGCCCTCGGCCCCTCCCACGACCGGTGCCCCGTCGGCTGCTGCCCGGCACGGTCCCCCCGCCCGGCCGCCGCCGGCGCCGACAGCCCGTACGCGTAA
- a CDS encoding inositol monophosphatase family protein produces the protein MNDTLKAELKAELLAVALEAAERAGTLLRDGRPADLGVAATKTSPIDVVTEMDIAAEKLITGFLAERRPADGLLGEEGASSEGSSGVRWVIDPIDGTVNYLYGLPSWAVSIAAEIDGEAVVGVVAAPMRGETYRAVLGEGAFAGDRRLAVRPTPALEQALIGTGFGYLTARRAAQAEVLRSLLPEVRDIRRGGSAAIDLCDVACGRLDGYYERGLNPWDFAAGALIAREAGALTGGRPGEPASGELTVAAPQGLFAPLQARLEDLGAWHD, from the coding sequence GTGAACGACACCCTGAAGGCCGAACTGAAGGCCGAACTGCTGGCCGTGGCCCTCGAAGCGGCCGAGCGCGCCGGCACCCTGCTGCGCGACGGCCGCCCCGCCGACCTGGGCGTGGCCGCCACGAAGACCAGCCCCATCGACGTCGTCACCGAGATGGACATCGCCGCCGAGAAGCTGATCACCGGCTTCCTCGCCGAGCGCCGCCCCGCCGACGGCCTGCTGGGGGAGGAGGGCGCCAGCAGCGAGGGGTCCAGCGGGGTGCGGTGGGTGATCGACCCGATCGACGGCACCGTCAACTACCTCTACGGACTGCCCTCCTGGGCGGTGTCCATCGCCGCCGAGATCGACGGCGAGGCGGTCGTGGGGGTCGTCGCCGCGCCGATGCGCGGGGAGACCTATCGCGCGGTGCTCGGCGAGGGGGCCTTCGCCGGGGACCGGCGACTGGCCGTGCGGCCCACGCCCGCGCTGGAGCAGGCGCTCATCGGCACCGGCTTCGGCTATCTGACCGCCCGGCGGGCCGCTCAGGCGGAGGTGCTGCGCTCCCTGCTGCCCGAGGTGCGCGACATCCGGCGCGGCGGGTCGGCGGCGATCGATCTCTGTGACGTGGCCTGCGGCCGCCTCGACGGGTACTACGAGCGCGGGCTCAACCCCTGGGACTTCGCGGCGGGCGCGCTGATCGCGCGCGAGGCCGGCGCCCTCACCGGCGGCCGGCCCGGGGAGCCCGCGTCCGGCGAGCTGACGGTGGCGGCGCCGCAGGGCCTCTTCGCGCCGCTCCAGGCCCGCCTGGAGGATCTGGGGGCCTGGCACGACTAG
- a CDS encoding response regulator transcription factor, producing the protein MRVLVVEDEQLLADAVATGLRREAMAVDVVYDGAAALERIAVNDYDVIVLDRDLPAVHGDDVCRKVVELGIPTRVLMLTASGDVSDRVEGLEIGADDYLPKPFAFSELTARVRALGRRTTVALPPVLERAGIKLDPNRREVFRDGREVQLAPKEFAVLEVLMRSEGAVVSAEQLLEKAWDENTDPFTNVVRVTVMTLRRKLGEPPVIVTVPGSGYRI; encoded by the coding sequence GTGCGCGTACTCGTCGTCGAGGACGAGCAGCTGCTCGCAGACGCCGTAGCCACCGGACTGCGCCGGGAGGCCATGGCCGTCGACGTCGTGTACGACGGGGCCGCCGCCCTGGAGCGCATCGCCGTCAACGACTACGACGTCATCGTGCTCGACCGGGACCTGCCCGCCGTCCACGGTGACGACGTGTGCCGCAAGGTCGTCGAGCTCGGCATCCCCACCCGCGTCCTGATGCTGACCGCCTCGGGCGACGTCAGCGACCGGGTGGAGGGCCTGGAGATCGGCGCCGACGACTACCTCCCCAAGCCGTTCGCCTTCAGCGAGCTGACGGCGCGCGTGCGGGCCCTGGGCCGGCGCACGACCGTCGCCCTCCCGCCCGTCCTGGAGCGGGCCGGCATCAAGCTCGACCCCAACCGCCGCGAGGTCTTCCGCGACGGCCGGGAGGTCCAGCTGGCGCCGAAGGAGTTCGCCGTGCTGGAGGTGCTCATGCGCAGCGAGGGCGCCGTGGTCTCGGCCGAGCAGCTGCTGGAGAAGGCCTGGGACGAGAACACCGACCCGTTCACCAACGTCGTACGGGTCACGGTCATGACGCTGCGCCGCAAGCTCGGCGAGCCCCCGGTGATCGTCACCGTCCCCGGCTCCGGATACCGGATCTGA
- a CDS encoding sensor histidine kinase, with protein MPPAPTPPTPPAPQAGAGTTLPPKPTWDPRQPVVRPFPWLRPTIRIRLTLLYGGMFLMAGVLLLTIIYLLAANALNDGSHPLIRLVEGSQVQVNGNSCPGLASTSLTRDDANRILGDCMADQRARALESLLRRSLMALMGLAVIAFAFGYAMAGRVLSPLGKITRTARRVAGTDLSRRIELGGPDDELKELSDTFDEMLDRLERAFTAQQRFVANASHELRTPLAINRTLLEVTLSDPGASPELQQLGKTLLATNERSEQLVEGLLLLARSDNEIVDRKPVDLAEVASRALDQTRSEAQTKGVELRGTRQPAVVQGNGVLLERIALNLVQNAVRYNTPDGWVEVTTQTQPGQAVLVVENTGPVVPAYEVDNIFEPFRRLRTERTGSDKGVGLGLSIVRSVARAHGGRITAEPREGGGLVMRVVLPA; from the coding sequence ATGCCTCCCGCCCCCACACCCCCCACGCCCCCGGCCCCCCAGGCGGGCGCCGGGACCACGCTGCCCCCCAAGCCCACCTGGGACCCGCGCCAGCCGGTGGTGCGCCCCTTCCCGTGGCTGCGCCCCACCATCCGCATACGGCTCACCCTGCTCTACGGCGGGATGTTCCTGATGGCCGGCGTGCTGCTGCTGACGATCATCTATCTGCTGGCCGCCAACGCCCTCAACGACGGCAGCCACCCGCTGATCAGGCTGGTGGAGGGTAGTCAGGTCCAGGTCAACGGCAATTCCTGCCCGGGCCTGGCGTCCACCTCCCTCACCCGCGACGACGCCAACCGCATCCTCGGGGACTGCATGGCCGATCAGCGCGCGCGGGCCCTGGAGTCGCTGCTGCGGCGCTCCCTGATGGCGCTCATGGGCCTCGCCGTGATCGCCTTCGCCTTCGGCTACGCCATGGCGGGCCGGGTCCTCTCGCCGCTCGGCAAGATCACCCGCACCGCCCGCCGGGTGGCCGGCACGGACCTGTCCCGGCGCATCGAACTGGGTGGGCCGGACGACGAGTTGAAGGAGCTCTCGGACACCTTCGACGAGATGCTCGACCGCCTGGAACGGGCCTTCACCGCCCAGCAGCGATTCGTGGCCAACGCCTCGCACGAACTGCGCACGCCGCTGGCGATCAACCGCACGCTCCTGGAGGTCACCCTCTCCGATCCCGGCGCCTCCCCGGAGCTGCAGCAGCTCGGCAAGACGCTGCTGGCCACCAACGAGCGCAGCGAGCAGCTCGTGGAGGGCCTGCTGCTGCTCGCCCGCAGCGACAACGAGATCGTCGACCGCAAGCCCGTGGACCTGGCCGAGGTGGCCTCCCGGGCGCTGGACCAGACGCGTTCCGAGGCCCAGACCAAGGGCGTCGAGTTGCGGGGCACCCGTCAGCCCGCGGTGGTCCAGGGCAACGGCGTCCTGCTGGAGCGCATCGCGCTCAACCTCGTGCAGAACGCCGTGCGGTACAACACCCCCGACGGCTGGGTGGAGGTCACGACCCAGACCCAGCCGGGCCAGGCTGTGCTGGTGGTGGAGAACACCGGCCCGGTCGTGCCGGCCTACGAGGTGGACAACATATTCGAGCCGTTCCGCCGGCTGCGCACGGAGCGTACGGGCAGTGACAAGGGCGTGGGTCTGGGACTGTCCATCGTCCGCTCGGTCGCCCGGGCGCACGGCGGGCGGATCACCGCCGAGCCGCGCGAGGGAGGAGGCCTGGTCATGAGGGTCGTGCTGCCCGCGTGA
- a CDS encoding DUF4193 domain-containing protein, whose protein sequence is MATDYDTPRKTDDDVNEDSIEELKSRRNDKSASSVDIDDFEAAEGMELPGADLSNEELSVRVLPRQADEFTCMSCFLVHHRSQLAGEKNGQPICRDCE, encoded by the coding sequence ATGGCAACGGACTACGACACCCCACGCAAGACCGACGATGACGTCAACGAGGACAGCATCGAGGAACTGAAGTCCCGGCGGAACGACAAGTCGGCCTCGTCGGTCGACATCGACGACTTCGAGGCGGCGGAGGGCATGGAACTGCCCGGCGCCGACCTTTCCAACGAGGAGTTGTCCGTCCGGGTCCTGCCCCGGCAGGCGGACGAGTTCACGTGCATGAGCTGCTTCCTCGTTCACCACCGCAGCCAGCTGGCCGGCGAGAAGAACGGTCAGCCGATCTGCCGCGACTGCGAGTGA
- a CDS encoding DUF3093 domain-containing protein: MQPYEERLTAPRSWWFIAVLAGIAMALILLPLGTLPMLGGLIGGGALAAVAVSSYGSVRIRVVGGALVAGDARIPLEALGAPEVLDAEEARAWRTHKADTRAFMLLRGYVPTAVRIEVTDPADPTPYVYLSTRHPELLAAALTAVRA, translated from the coding sequence ATGCAGCCTTACGAAGAACGCCTGACCGCGCCCCGTTCCTGGTGGTTCATCGCGGTTCTCGCCGGGATCGCCATGGCGTTGATCCTGCTGCCGCTGGGCACCCTGCCGATGCTCGGCGGGTTGATCGGCGGCGGGGCGCTCGCCGCCGTCGCGGTGAGTTCGTACGGCTCGGTCCGCATCCGGGTGGTGGGCGGCGCCCTCGTCGCGGGCGACGCGCGGATCCCCCTGGAGGCGCTGGGCGCGCCCGAGGTGCTGGACGCGGAGGAGGCGCGGGCCTGGCGCACCCACAAGGCCGACACCCGCGCGTTCATGCTGCTGCGCGGCTACGTGCCCACCGCGGTGCGGATCGAGGTCACGGACCCGGCGGACCCCACGCCCTACGTCTACCTCTCCACCCGCCATCCCGAGCTGCTGGCCGCCGCCCTCACGGCCGTCCGGGCCTGA
- a CDS encoding PaaI family thioesterase, with the protein MSGRTTALTPPADAGPPVRHPEAPAPGEIIGSHYEYCFGCGGGVAHGLHLETRAGEGVNVTAEFTVREAHQGAPGLAHGGVLATALDETLGSLGWMLRVIAVTGRLETDFLRPVPVGTELHLTAEAVAVHRRKIYCTATGRIGGPDGPVAVHANAMFVEVKIDHFIDNGRKEEIQAVMADPDQVKVARAFEVNP; encoded by the coding sequence GTGAGTGGACGAACAACAGCGCTGACACCGCCGGCCGACGCCGGGCCGCCGGTGCGGCACCCCGAGGCCCCCGCACCGGGCGAGATCATCGGGTCGCACTACGAGTACTGCTTCGGCTGCGGCGGCGGCGTGGCGCACGGACTGCACCTGGAGACGCGGGCCGGCGAGGGCGTGAACGTCACCGCCGAGTTCACGGTCAGGGAGGCCCACCAGGGCGCCCCCGGCCTCGCGCACGGCGGTGTGCTGGCCACGGCCCTGGACGAGACGCTCGGCTCGCTGGGCTGGATGCTGCGGGTGATCGCGGTGACCGGCCGGCTGGAGACGGACTTCCTGCGCCCGGTGCCGGTGGGCACCGAACTGCACCTGACCGCCGAGGCGGTCGCGGTGCACCGCCGCAAGATCTACTGCACGGCCACCGGCCGCATCGGCGGCCCCGACGGGCCGGTCGCGGTGCACGCGAACGCGATGTTCGTCGAGGTCAAGATCGACCACTTCATCGACAACGGCCGCAAGGAAGAGATCCAGGCGGTCATGGCGGACCCCGACCAGGTGAAGGTCGCGCGCGCATTCGAGGTGAACCCGTGA